From Vicia villosa cultivar HV-30 ecotype Madison, WI unplaced genomic scaffold, Vvil1.0 ctg.000444F_1_1, whole genome shotgun sequence, a single genomic window includes:
- the LOC131628352 gene encoding uncharacterized protein LOC131628352, whose protein sequence is MIEERLDRALANSEWLASFPFAKLTNLIASHSDHSPILLDCDPVQQVDWSFQFRFENNWLHEDGIAEVVSNGWHCEEHIDVVKRILTCAESLENWSRNLRRNRKGDMER, encoded by the coding sequence ATGATAGAAGAAAGACTGGACAGAGCTCTTGCTAACTCCGAATGGTTGGCGTCATTTCCTTTTGCTAAGTTAACTAATCTTATCGCATCGCATTCCGATCATAGCCCCATTCTTTTGGATTGTGATCCGGTACAACAAGTTGATTGGAGTTTTCAATTTCGCTTCGAGAACAATTGGTTACATGAAGACGGTATAGCAGAAGTGGTAAGTAATGGTTGGCATTGTGAGGAGCACATTGATGTGGTTAAGCGCATCTTGACGTGTGCTGAAAGTCTTGAGAATTGGAGCCGTAATTTGCGAAGAAACAGGAAGGGAGATATGGAACGATAG
- the LOC131628353 gene encoding uncharacterized mitochondrial protein AtMg00310-like, which translates to MIKSVLQAIPAYVMSIFIFPEVVINDIERMLNAFWGCGGSSSKGIRWIAWDRLTCSKKDGGLGFRKFRAFNMAMVAKQGWFIMSHPQSLVSRFFKAGYFPKTSFFEANLGSNPSFVWRSIWKARDVLMLGCRWSIGDGSPIKVMQEPWIRGKGERCVPGPQQHGIYNMVVKDLLLPNVKQWNMRLI; encoded by the coding sequence ATGATTAAATCAGTTCTCCAAGCTATTCCGGCTTACGTGATGAGTATATTTATTTTTCCTGAAGTAGTAATTAACGATATTGAGAGAATGCTGAATGCTTTTTGGGGGTGTGGAGGTTCTAGCAGTAAGGGTATTCGTTGGATAGCGTGGGATCGTTTAACTTGTTCTAAGAAGGATGGAGGTCTTGGTTTCAGAAAGTTTAGAGCTTTTAATATGGCTATGGTGGCTAAGCAAGGATGGTTTATAATGAGTCACCCGCAATCTTTAGTGTCCAGATTCTTCAAAGCAGGGTACTTCCCAAAAACATCTTTCTTTGAAGCTAATCTTGGTTCTAATCCTAGTTTTGTATGGAGGAGTATTTGGAAAGCTAGAGATGTTCTTATGCTCGGTTGTAGGTGGAGTATAGGTGACGGTAGCCCGATTAAGGTTATGCAAGAACCTTGGATTCGGGGTAAAGGCGAGAGGTGTGTTCCGGGGCCACAACAACATGGTATCTATAATATGGTGGTTAAAGATTTGTTGTTGCCAAATGTAAAACAGTGGAATATGAGGTTGATTTGA
- the LOC131628347 gene encoding uncharacterized protein LOC131628347 has product MNTDITASTKPEYPVIDRNPPFTTVVGNFNTLDYLRFVTITGVSVTVGYLSGIKPGIRGPSMVTGGLIGVMGGFMYAYQNSAGRIMGFFPNDGEVARYNKK; this is encoded by the exons ATGAACACAGACATCACAGCATCCACAAAACCAGAATACCCAGTCATCGATCGCAACCCTCCATTCACCACCGTCGTCGGAAACTTCAACACCCTCGATTATCTCCGTTTCGTCACCATCACCGGTGTTTCCGTCACCGTCGGCTATCTCTCCG GGATTAAGCCTGGAATCAGAGGACCTTCAATGGTGACCGGTGGATTGATTGGTGTCATGGGTGGATTCATGTATGCTTACCAGAATTCTGCTGGGAGAATTATGGGTTTCTTTCCCAATGACGGTGAGGTTGCTCGTTATAacaagaaatga
- the LOC131628334 gene encoding uncharacterized protein LOC131628334, with protein sequence MGRENHDPTIVHSSIALLQERFRQLERVKEMREERELKRMLNEPKQIYDQSTRLLSSNHELIIPSSSSPPHVSLSLWPTTSSQVKQQEEYYSSLKSPVSMNLCTTSYTQNMQASSWKNGYDCDSSSDSGVDTSLHL encoded by the coding sequence ATGGGAAGAGAAAACCACGACCCTACTATTGTTCACTCTTCCATTGCACTTTTACAAGAGAGGTTTAGACAATTGGAAAGAGTTAAAGAAATgagggaagaaagagagctaaAGAGAATGCTCAATGAACCAAAACAAATCTATGATCAATCAACAAGGTTGCTTTCTTCCAACCATGAATTGATCATTCCATCAAGTTCTTCACCACCTCAtgtttctctttctctttggCCAACAACATCATCACAGGTAAAGCAACAAGAGGAATATTACTCAAGTTTGAAGAGTCCTGTTTCAATGAACTTATGCACCACAAGTTATACACAAAACATGCAGGCTAGTTCATGGAAGAATGGTTATGATTGTGACTCTTCCTCTGATTCTGGTGTTGACACTTCTCTTCACCTCTAA
- the LOC131628354 gene encoding uncharacterized protein LOC131628354, whose protein sequence is MHPFNHTDLQAAIADMRSKSFYGFAMLLQMLNETSQASREVTYLMPDDRELSDSAISADEIEDFLLSHAIPMPLYFNDMSHFPTGTLVPSGVNSRMIRIHNRGRGDYFVNNAQIVSANVCLSSVIKCHGVDAIIEYD, encoded by the coding sequence ATGCATCCTTTTAACCATACTGATTTACAAGCAGCAATAGCTGACATGAGATCAAAATCTTTCTATGGATTTGCAATGCTTTTGCAGATGCTTAATGAAACATCACAAGCAAGTAGGGAGGTAACTTATTTAATGCCGGATGATAGAGAGTTATCTGATTCAGCTATTTCTGCTGATGAAATTGAAGATTTCTTACTGAGTCATGCAATTCCTATGCCTTTGTATTTCAATGATATGTCTCATTTTCCAACTGGTACACTTGTTCCTTCTGGAGTGAATTCGAGAATGATTAGGATTCATAATCGTGGGAGAGGCGATTATTTTGTTAATAATGCGCAAATTGTTTCGGCTAATGTTTGTTTGAGTTCTGTCATTAAATGTCATGGAGTTGATGCAATAATTGAATATGATTAA